From one Bacteroides intestinalis DSM 17393 genomic stretch:
- the fic gene encoding protein adenylyltransferase Fic yields the protein MNTNEIDKLSLVKAHALFETGDIDSIEVGTIKGLCDIHRYLFDGLYIFAGKIRTLNISKGNFRFANCMYLDVMLPVIEKMPETTFDEIVAKYVEMNIAHPFMEGNGRTMRIWLDMILKKNLAKVVDWRNVDKHLYLQAMERSPINDLELRTLLNQALTDQINDREVIFKGITQSYYYEGYEPE from the coding sequence ATGAATACAAACGAAATAGATAAACTAAGCCTTGTCAAAGCTCATGCCTTGTTTGAGACGGGAGATATAGACAGTATCGAAGTAGGAACAATAAAGGGACTATGTGATATACACCGATATCTGTTTGACGGACTGTATATCTTTGCCGGAAAGATACGTACTTTGAATATATCAAAAGGGAATTTCCGGTTTGCTAATTGTATGTATCTTGATGTTATGCTGCCAGTAATAGAAAAGATGCCCGAAACAACATTCGATGAAATAGTAGCGAAGTACGTCGAAATGAACATAGCGCATCCTTTTATGGAAGGAAACGGTAGAACTATGCGCATTTGGTTGGATATGATATTAAAGAAGAATCTGGCAAAGGTTGTTGACTGGCGCAATGTAGACAAGCACCTGTATTTGCAAGCGATGGAGCGAAGCCCTATCAATGATTTAGAACTGCGTACTTTGTTGAATCAGGCACTTACCGACCAGATAAATGACCGGGAAGTAATATTCAAGGGTATTACACAATCTTACTATTATGAAGGTTATGAACCTGAATAA
- a CDS encoding helix-turn-helix domain-containing protein, with protein sequence MRIKEVIKEKGYTQKEFAEKLGMTTVGLAQIIAGKPSYTTLEKIADALEVEIWELLISKGEIVGKSNAASLTCPHCGKSITLKAE encoded by the coding sequence ATGAGAATAAAAGAAGTAATCAAAGAAAAGGGTTATACTCAAAAAGAATTTGCTGAAAAATTAGGTATGACCACCGTAGGACTTGCTCAAATTATAGCAGGTAAGCCATCGTACACTACTTTAGAAAAGATTGCTGATGCTTTAGAGGTTGAGATATGGGAGTTACTAATATCAAAAGGTGAGATAGTAGGAAAGTCTAATGCTGCTTCTCTTACCTGTCCTCATTGTGGTAAGTCAATAACATTGAAAGCTGAGTGA
- a CDS encoding SH3 beta-barrel fold-containing protein, whose amino-acid sequence MATNFKNQMRELMKQAWMLVKVYGFSMADAMKQAWQVLKLKAALKKGVVKFFYQKLNGEIRCTWGTLKEDLIPETKGTERKKNDSLITYYDNEKAAFRSFKIANLIKVG is encoded by the coding sequence ATGGCAACGAATTTCAAAAATCAAATGAGAGAGTTAATGAAGCAGGCTTGGATGCTTGTTAAAGTGTACGGCTTTTCAATGGCTGATGCAATGAAGCAAGCTTGGCAGGTGCTGAAACTGAAAGCAGCTTTGAAGAAAGGTGTAGTAAAATTCTTCTATCAAAAGCTTAACGGTGAAATCCGTTGTACTTGGGGTACTTTGAAAGAGGACCTGATACCCGAAACAAAGGGCACAGAGCGTAAAAAGAATGATAGCCTTATAACTTACTACGATAATGAGAAAGCAGCTTTCAGAAGCTTTAAAATAGCGAATTTAATCAAAGTAGGATAA